A region from the Molothrus aeneus isolate 106 chromosome 17, BPBGC_Maene_1.0, whole genome shotgun sequence genome encodes:
- the TNFRSF6B gene encoding tumor necrosis factor receptor superfamily member 6B, whose translation MPSCHVPSWRHSSKWMLPSLLLLLAELACDAQPTYQWKDAVTGERITCQQCPPGTFVAQHCSRDRATLCQPCPDLHYTQYWNYLEKCRYCNVICGEKQVEVRQCNATHNRACQCQQGYYSNMELCIRHSECPPGAGALKPGTPFEDTQCHDCPHGFFSSNSSTSPCQPHQDCEQQGKVTNVQGNKYHDTLCTSCRRGGGNSTQGAAADDADCDQAMIDFVVYQNIPVKKLKRLQQILERSPKKQAAWTRAAIQEKIRAFLTHRKEEDSEVTKELLDALRMVKLHSIEEKVRERFLLR comes from the exons ATGCCATCCTGCCATGTGCCCAGCTGGAGGCATTCATCCAAG TGGAtgctcccctctctcctccttttgCTGGCTGAGCTCGCCTGCGATGCCCAGCCCACGTACCAGTGGAAGGACGCTGTGACGGGCGAGAGGATCACATGCCAGCAGTGCCCGCCGGGGACCTTCgtggcacagcactgctccagggacagagccacgctgtgccagccctgcccggaTTTGCACTACACTCAGTACTGGAACTACCTGGAGAAGTGCCGCTACTGCAATGTCATCTGCGGGGAGAAGCAGGTGGAGGTGCGGCAGTGCAATGCCACGCACAACCGCGcctgccagtgccagcagggctaCTACTCCAACATGGAGCTGTGCATCCGGCACTCCGAGTGCCCGCCCGGCGCCGGGGCTCTGAAGCCGG GTACCCCCTTTGAGGACACCCAGTGCCATGACTGCCCCCACGGCTTCTTCTCCTCCAACTCCAGCACCAGCCCATGCCAGCCCCACCAggactgtgagcagcaggggaaGGTGACCAACGTGCAGGGCAACAAGTACCACGACACCCTGTGCACGTCCTGCAGACGTGGGGGAGGCAacagcacacagggagcag CTGCAGATGATGCTGACTGCGACCAGGCCATGATAGACTTTGTGGTGTACCAGAACATCCCTGTCAAGAAGCTGAAGCGCCTGCAGCAGATCCTGGAGCGCTCACCAAAGAAGCAGGCAGCATGGACCAGGGCAGCCATCCAGGAGAAAATCCGGGCTTTCCTCACCCACAGGAAGGAGGAGGACTCTGAAGTcaccaaggagctgctggacgCGCTGCGCATGGTCAAGCTCCACTCCATTGAGGAGAAAGTCCGTGAGCGCTTCCTGCTGCGCTGA